A region of Bicyclus anynana chromosome 17, ilBicAnyn1.1, whole genome shotgun sequence DNA encodes the following proteins:
- the LOC112046813 gene encoding sorbitol dehydrogenase-like, producing MAQDNLTAVLYKTKDLRLEQTPIPEIADDEVLLRMDCVGICGSDVHYWQSGSCGHFVLKEPMIMGHEASGVVAKLGAKVKSLKVGDRVAIEPGVPCRYCEFCKTGRYHLCPDIQFCATPPVHGNLARYYKHAADFCYKLPDHVSMEEGALLEPLSVGIHACRRGGVTAGHSVLVLGAGPIGLVTMLAAKAMGASKVLITDILQSRLDMAKELGADHTLLVTRDSQEAELVKKVHELLDGHPDISFDASGAQATVRLALLATKSGGVAVLVGMGGPELSVPLAGAVAREVDIRGIFRYVNEYPIALSMVASGKINVRPLVTHHFSIEESLEAYEVARRGLGVKVMIHVQPRDSNNSTGFVNC from the exons ATGGCTCAAGATAACCTCACCGCTgttttgtacaaaacaaaagATTTACGATTG GAACAAACACCAATACCAGAAATAGCAGACGATG AGGTACTTCTGCGGATGGACTGCGTGGGCATCTGCGGGTCAGACGTGCACTACTGGCAGAGCGGCTCGTGCGGACACTTCGTGCTCAAGGAGCCCATGATCATGGGCCACGAGGCCTCGGGGGTCGTCGCCAAG TTGGGCGCCAAGGTGAAGAGCCTCAAGGTGGGGGACCGCGTGGCGATCGAGCCGGGCGTGCCGTGCCGCTACTGCGAGTTCTGCAAGACGGGCCGCTACCACCTGTGCCCCGACATCCAGTTCTGCGCCACGCCGCCCGTGCACGGCAACCTGGCGCGATACTACAAGCACGCCGCTGACTTCTGCTACAA attGCCCGACCATGTGTCAATGGAGGAAGGTGCTCTGTTGGAGCCTTTGTCAGTGGGTATCCACGCGTGCAGGCGCGGCGGAGTCACTGCCGGCCACTCGGTGCTGGTGCTAGGAGCGGGGCCCATTGGTCTGGTCACCATGCTGGCTGCCAAGGCCATGGGCGCGAGCAAGGTCCTCATTACAG ACATCCTCCAATCGCGGCTGGACATGGCCAAGGAGTTGGGTGCGGACCACACCTTGCTGGTAACTCGGGACTCTCAGGAAGCGGAGCTGGTCAAAAAGGTTCACGAGCTTCTCGACGGGCATCCTGACATCTCCTTCGACGCTAGCGGAGCCCAAGCTACTGTGCGACTGGCTTTATTA GCTACGAAGTCCGGCGGCGTGGCCGTGCTGGTGGGCATGGGCGGGCCCGAGCTGTCGGTGCCGCTGGCCGGCGCGGTGGCGCGCGAGGTGGACATCCGCGGCATCTTCCGCTACGTCAACGA GTACCCCATAGCGCTGTCGATGGTGGCGAGCGGCAAGATCAACGTGCGCCCGCTGGTGACGCACCACTTCAGCATCGAGGAGAGCCTGGAGGCGTACGAGGTGGCGCGCCGCGGACTCGGCGTCAAG gtGATGATCCACGTGCAGCCGCGCGACTCCAACAACTCCACCGGCTTTGTCAATTGCTGA
- the LOC112046812 gene encoding sorbitol dehydrogenase: MSSVSGSLRSRKVKMTENEENYAAVLYGPSDLRIEKCPMPEINDDEVLIRIECCGICGSDLKMYSTGKCGFESVTEPIILGHEGAGVVVKVGSNVRSPAVGERVAIEPTQPCRACAQCRRGRYNLCPTPRYCSTAAAPGNLCRYYSHVADFTHKIPDNLSMEEGAAVQPLAIALHACRRARVRVGSALLVLGAGPIGVLCAMTARAMGATAVLMTDVVASRLETAKKLCATHTLLVTAAHSEQHVAERATELLGTAPDVSMDACGLASAQSIAMLATRSGGTVVIVGIGGERAEVPLTGAMLREVDVRGAYRLLNSYPQALAAVSSGAIDLKSFITHHFPLERTKEAMEFAKTGEPMKIIIHM; this comes from the exons atgtCGTCAGTTTCTGGGAGTCTGCGCTCGCGAAAAGTAAAAATGACTGAAAATGAGGAAAACTATGCAGCTGTGCTTTATGGACCCAGTGACCTGAGAAtc GAAAAATGCCCGATGCCGGAGATAAACGATGATG AGGTTCTAATAAGGATCGAGTGCTGCGGGATATGCGGCTCGGATCTGAAGATGTACTCCACGGGCAAGTGCGGCTTCGAGAGTGTCACCGAGCCCATCATACTGGGGCACGAGGGCGCTGGTGTTGTGGTCAAG GTGGGGAGCAATGTGCGTAGCCCAGCGGTGGGCGAGCGCGTGGCGATAGAGCCGACGCAGCCGTGCCGCGCGTGCGCGCAGTGCCGCCGCGGCCGCTACAACCTGTGCCCGACGCCGCGCTACTGCTCCACGGCGGCCGCGCCCGGCAACCTGTGCCGCTACTACTCGCACGTCGCCGACTTCACGCACAA GATCCCCGACAACCTGAGCATGGAGGAGGGAGCGGCCGTGCAGCCGCTGGCCATCGCCCTGCACGCGTGCCGGCGCGCGCGCGTGCGCGTGGGCAGCGCGCTGCTGGTGCTGGGCGCGGGGCCCATCGGCGTGCTGTGCGCCATGACCGCGCGCGCCATGGGCGCCACCGCCGTGCTCATGACAG ACGTGGTGGCGTCTCGTCTAGAGACCGCCAAGAAGCTGTGCGCGACGCACACACTGCTGGTGACGGCGGCGCACAGCGAGCAGCACGTGGCGGAGCGGGCGACGGAGCTGCTGGGGACCGCGCCCGACGTCAGCATGGACGCGTGCGGACTCGCGTCCGCGCAGAGCATCGCTATGCTG GCGACCCGCTCCGGCGGCACGGTGGTGATCGTCGGCATCGGCGGCGAGCGCGCGGAGGTGCCGCTGACGGGCGCCATGCTGCGCGAGGTGGACGTGCGCGGCGCCTACCGCCTGCTCAACTC ATACCCGCAAGCTCTGGCCGCGGTGTCGAGCGGCGCCATCGATCTGAAGTCATTCATCACCCATCACTTCCCCCTCGAGAGGACCAAAGAAGCTATGGAGTTCGCTAAAACCGGAGAACCGATGAAAATTATCATACACATGTAA